The genomic region GGCGGAACTGCTCCTCGGAGCTGAACACCGGTACATACGCCTGGCCCTCGATCTCGATGCCGGGCAGATCCAGGGGGCCGCTCTGCGGGCCGCCGCCGTTCGGCAGGGGGACCCAGACGAAACTACGGCCGAGCACCTCGACGATCCGCCCGCCGGCCGCCGGCCCGGCGCCGAGGGAGGCCGAGAGCACCTCCTCCAGTTCGTTGCCGGGCCATCCGCCGTGCGGGTGGGTCTGCGTGTGCGCCGGGAAGTCCGCGGAGAAGTCCGCCGGGAAGTCCATCTGCCTACCGCCTGCCTGGAACCACTGCTGAGGCTCAAAAGGCTAACGGCTCACCGGCCCGCGGCGGTCAGCCCGTGAACCCGATCCGGCGCAGGGTGCCCGCCGCGTCCCGGTCGACGAGGATCGCCGAGCCGCAGCCCGCGGGCAGTTCGCCCCGCTCCACGGAGCGCAGCAGGCGGTTGGTCGCCGCGCGGTGGCGCAGGAACGCGTACCGCGAGACACCGCGGCCGCGGTCGCGCTGGCCGGCCAGGGCCTCCTCGGGGGTGACGTCGAGCATGAGCAGATGCAGGGTGCCGCCCCGGCGGCGGGCTTCGCGGGCCAGCCAGCGGCGGACCCAGGCCTGCGTGCCGCAGTCGTGCACGACGACGCCCTCGCCGGTGCGCAGGGCGCGGCGCAGCCCGGCGTAGTGGGCGAGGCGGACGAGCGGGCGGTAGAACCCGTACGGCAGGAAGCTCGGCATGCGGCTGTCCCAGCGGTCGCGGGTGTCCTGGGAGTCGATGCGCCGGCCCGGCACGGTGCGCCGCATCAGCGTGGACTTGCCGCTGCCGGGCAGACCCGTGACCACGACGAGGTCGCGGGGGCCGAAGAGCAGCGCGTGCGGGCCGCGGCCGGCGCGCTCGCGCAGATCGCGGACGACCGGCAGCGGGCCGCAGGCCGCGGCTGCCGGAGCGGCCGGCTGCTCGGGCAGCGCGATGCCCGACGTCGTGGCGTAGGCGGTGGTCCTGTTCACCGTGATCGTCCTCCCCTGGGGCCAGGTACGGAGTCCCATCCCCGCCGAGTGTAAAGAGAAGGTAATGCCCGATGTCTCTGGTTTTAGTCCTCTTCCCGCAACAGGCCTGCTACAGGGTGGTCCCCCTGCCACCCGGCGACGATGCGTGCAATGATGTGCGCGCCAACTGCATACCGGCCGTTTGAATCCGCGCGGGAGAGTCCCCAGCACCGTCCGACGCTGGGGCGCCGAAGGAGCAAGTCCCTCCCTTGAATCTCTCAGGCCCCGTTACCGCGCGGGCGAGGCACATCTGAAAAGCGGGCCGCACCCTTCTCTCGCAGCTTCGGGAAGTGGCGTGGCTCCACCCAAGGTGCAAGCCGTGTCCCCTGTGGTCATGGCGAACCTCTCAGGTTCCGATGACAGATGGGGAGGAACGACCTCGCCCGTCATGCCCTTGGAGACGACCGCCCGATGAGCAGTACGCCACTGCGCCACACCGCGCTCGATGCCCTGCATCGTTCGCTCGGCGCGACGATGACCGACTTCGCCGGCTGGGACATGCCCCTGCGCTACGGCTCCGAGCGCGACGAGCACAACGCCGTGCGCACGAAGGCCGGGCTCTTCGACCTCTCCCACATGGGGGAGATCACCGTCACCGGCCCGCAGGCCGCCGCCCTCCTCGACTTCGCCCTGGTGGGCAACATCGGCGGCGTGAAGCCGGGCCGCGCCCGCTACACCATGATCTGCCGGGCCGACGGCGGCATCCTCGACGACCTGATCGTCTATCGCCTGGGCGAGACCGAGTACATGGTCGTCGCCAACGCCTCCAACGCCCAGGTCGTCCTGGACGCGCTCAGCGAGCGCGCCGCCGGCTTCGACGCCGAGGTGCGCGACGACCGGGACGCCTACGCGCTGATCGCCGTACAGGGGCCGGAGTCCCCCGGCATCCTGAAGTCCCTCACGGACGCCGACCTCGACGGCCTGAAGTACTACGCCGGGCTGCCCGGTACGGTCGCGGGCGTCCCGGCGCTGATCGCCCGGACCGGGTACACCGGCGAGGACGGCTTCGAGCTGTTCGTGAAGCCGGAGCACGCGGTCGAGCTGTGGCAGGCGCTGACCAAGGCGGGCGAGGGCGTCGGGCTGGTCCCCTGCGGGCTGTCCTGCCGGGACACGCTGCGGCTGGAGGCCGGCATGCCGCTGTACGGGCACGAGCTGTCGACCTCCCTCACCCCCTTCGACGCGGGCCTCGGACGGGTGGTGAAGTTCGAGAAGGAAGGCGACTTCGTGGGCCGCGCGGCCCTGCGTGAGGCCGCGGAGCACGCGAACCACGAGCCGCCGCGCGTCCTGGTCGGCCTGATCGCCGAAGGCCGCCGGGTCCCCCGCGCCGGGTACGCCGTCGTCGCCGAGGGCAAGGTGATCGGCGAGGTCACCTCCGGGGCCCCCTCCCCCACGCTGGGCAAGCCGATCGCGATGGCCTACGTCGACGCCATGTACTCCACGCCGGGCACGGCCGGTGTCGGTGTGGACATCCGGGGCAGTCACGAGCCGTACGAGGTCGTGGCGCTGCCGTTCTACAAGCGTCAGAAGTAGACACTGGCCGGAGGGCCGCGGCACCGCCTCGTGCCCGTCGTCCCAGCTCACCAGCAGTCCCCCCTTCCACAGCACTCCCGCGCGTACAGGAGAATCCAGGCCATGAGCAACCCCCAGCAGCTGCGTTACAGCAAGGAGCACGAGTGGCTGTCGGCCGCCGAGGACGGCGTCTCGACGGTCGGCATCACGGAGCACGCGGCCAACGCGCTCGGCGATGTCGTGTTCGTCCAGCTTCCCGAGGTCGGCGACTCCGTGTCCGCCGGCGAGACCTGCGGCGAGCTGGAGTCGACCAAGTCGGTGTCCGACCTCTACTCCCCCGTGTCCGGTGAGGTCACCGAGGTCAACGAGGACGTGGTGAACGACCCGTCGCTGGTGAACTCGGCCCCCTTCGAGGGCGGCTGGCTGTTCAAGGTGCGGGTCACGGACGAGCCGGGCGACCTGCTCTCCGCCGACGAGTACACCGCGTTCTCCGCCGGCTGAGGAGTCGTAGCCGTATGTCCGTCCTGAACACACCCCTGCACGAGCTCGACCCGGCCGTGGCCGCCGCGGTCGACGCCGAGCTGCACCGGCAGCAGTCCACGCTGGAGATGATCGCCTCGGAGAACTTCGCTCCGGTCGCGGTCATGGAGGCGCAGGGCTCGGTCCTCACCAACAAGTACGCCGAGGGTTACCCGGGCCGCCGCTACTACGGCGGCTGCGAGCACGTCGACGTGGTCGAGCAGATCGCGATCGACCGCGTCAAGGAGCTGTTCGGCGCCGAGCACGCCAACGTCCAGCCGCACTCGGGCGCCCAGGCCAACGCCGCCGCGATGTTCGCGCTGCTCAAGCCGGGCGACACCATCATGGGTCTGGACCTCGCGCACGGCGGGCACCTGACCCACGGCATGAAGATCAACTTCTCCGGCAAGCTCTACGACGTCGTCGCCTACCACGTGGGCGAGGCCGGCCGGGTCGACATGGCCGAGGTCGAGCGGCTGGCGAAGGAGTCCAGGCCCAAGCTGATCGTCGCGGGCTGGTCGGCCTACCCGCGGCAGCTGGACTTCGCCGCGTTCCGCCGGATCGCGGACGAGGTCGGCGCGTACCTGATGGTCGACATGGCGCACTTCGCCGGGCTCGTCGCGGCGGGGCTGCACCCGAACCCGGTGCCGCACGCGCACGTGGTGACCACGACCACCCACAAGACGCTGGGCGGCCCGCGCGGCGGTGTGATCCTCTCCACGGCCGAGCTCACCAAGAAGATCAACTCCGCTGTCTTCCCCGGTCAGCAGGGCGGTCCGCTGGAGCACGTGATCGCGGCCAAGGCGGTCGCCTTCAAGGTCGCGGCCTCGGAGG from Streptomyces chartreusis NRRL 3882 harbors:
- the glyA gene encoding serine hydroxymethyltransferase, with translation MSVLNTPLHELDPAVAAAVDAELHRQQSTLEMIASENFAPVAVMEAQGSVLTNKYAEGYPGRRYYGGCEHVDVVEQIAIDRVKELFGAEHANVQPHSGAQANAAAMFALLKPGDTIMGLDLAHGGHLTHGMKINFSGKLYDVVAYHVGEAGRVDMAEVERLAKESRPKLIVAGWSAYPRQLDFAAFRRIADEVGAYLMVDMAHFAGLVAAGLHPNPVPHAHVVTTTTHKTLGGPRGGVILSTAELTKKINSAVFPGQQGGPLEHVIAAKAVAFKVAASEDFKERQRRTLEGARILAERLVKDDVRAVGVDVLSGGTDVHLVLVDLRHSELDGRQAEDRLHEVGITVNRNAIPNDPRPPMVTSGLRIGTPALATRGFDAEDFAEVADVIAEALKPSYDAEALKARVKALADKHPLYPGPHTGSHS
- the gcvH gene encoding glycine cleavage system protein GcvH, whose translation is MSNPQQLRYSKEHEWLSAAEDGVSTVGITEHAANALGDVVFVQLPEVGDSVSAGETCGELESTKSVSDLYSPVSGEVTEVNEDVVNDPSLVNSAPFEGGWLFKVRVTDEPGDLLSADEYTAFSAG
- the gcvT gene encoding glycine cleavage system aminomethyltransferase GcvT, whose translation is MSSTPLRHTALDALHRSLGATMTDFAGWDMPLRYGSERDEHNAVRTKAGLFDLSHMGEITVTGPQAAALLDFALVGNIGGVKPGRARYTMICRADGGILDDLIVYRLGETEYMVVANASNAQVVLDALSERAAGFDAEVRDDRDAYALIAVQGPESPGILKSLTDADLDGLKYYAGLPGTVAGVPALIARTGYTGEDGFELFVKPEHAVELWQALTKAGEGVGLVPCGLSCRDTLRLEAGMPLYGHELSTSLTPFDAGLGRVVKFEKEGDFVGRAALREAAEHANHEPPRVLVGLIAEGRRVPRAGYAVVAEGKVIGEVTSGAPSPTLGKPIAMAYVDAMYSTPGTAGVGVDIRGSHEPYEVVALPFYKRQK
- a CDS encoding AAA family ATPase, which gives rise to MNRTTAYATTSGIALPEQPAAPAAAACGPLPVVRDLRERAGRGPHALLFGPRDLVVVTGLPGSGKSTLMRRTVPGRRIDSQDTRDRWDSRMPSFLPYGFYRPLVRLAHYAGLRRALRTGEGVVVHDCGTQAWVRRWLAREARRRGGTLHLLMLDVTPEEALAGQRDRGRGVSRYAFLRHRAATNRLLRSVERGELPAGCGSAILVDRDAAGTLRRIGFTG